In Fibrobacter sp. UWR3, a genomic segment contains:
- a CDS encoding co-chaperone YbbN produces the protein MKRLIAFIACTLLFVAGGASYTFAAPKAAPAEDIKIVKVNDANFESEVLHSKKPVILDITSTSCPPCLIMIPTLIGIAKNYPDIKIATVGIDEPGIDKIKATLPIRAFPTFFMVRDGKIVNQLVGAVKEEELLSALQYTPSPLAKPAVKQKKVKNAKRNMVCKTPGQFNGLKNLVTISFVFGDYEIENVDIVTDVFVPPAMESQRVQMMEHVRSSGKGEVEPTMTGFRIHIDNNCRFMKAMDMKRTSTYGEMRAGLELQGFSCQ, from the coding sequence ATGAAAAGACTTATTGCTTTTATTGCCTGCACCCTGCTCTTCGTGGCAGGCGGCGCATCTTACACGTTCGCTGCTCCAAAGGCGGCCCCGGCCGAAGACATCAAGATTGTCAAGGTGAACGACGCCAACTTTGAGAGCGAGGTTCTGCATTCCAAGAAGCCGGTCATCCTGGATATCACTTCTACGAGCTGCCCGCCGTGCCTCATCATGATCCCGACGCTCATCGGTATCGCGAAGAACTATCCCGACATCAAGATTGCGACGGTGGGCATCGACGAACCGGGCATCGACAAGATCAAGGCTACGCTCCCGATTCGCGCGTTCCCGACGTTCTTCATGGTGCGCGACGGCAAGATTGTAAACCAGCTGGTGGGCGCAGTGAAGGAAGAGGAACTGCTCTCTGCCCTGCAATACACGCCGAGTCCGCTGGCAAAACCCGCCGTGAAGCAGAAGAAGGTCAAGAATGCGAAACGCAACATGGTGTGCAAGACTCCGGGCCAGTTCAACGGGCTCAAGAACCTGGTGACTATCTCGTTCGTGTTCGGCGATTACGAAATCGAGAACGTGGACATTGTGACGGACGTGTTTGTGCCGCCGGCGATGGAAAGCCAGCGCGTGCAGATGATGGAACATGTGCGTTCGAGCGGGAAGGGCGAGGTGGAACCCACCATGACGGGCTTCCGCATCCATATCGACAACAACTGCCGTTTTATGAAGGCGATGGACATGAAGCGCACGTCCACCTACGGCGAGATGCGCGCGGGCCTCGAGCTGCAGGGATTTAGTTGCCAGTAA
- a CDS encoding DUF4859 domain-containing protein, translated as MQKKCMGWIAAAALAAGMGATASAAEGDAYTWPAYRSDLDYDTRANLGEIKPPTKFNNNCSGVTGKKAGKWWAFYWGKDRDSRITDVTIDSLLKKYDTDFTYLYDSLGWAPDAQAQDGQYSAVYYYGSGTCAGGAKTDTTGGWQTVVAGYTAVAASFYPVYSFNTSCPYRDRVSQMDAMIHEGIHSMTNGYPGAKQAHWFQEAGNTWIQQDMFARRNGVYSGMGFLNAATVIAPFMPIECYSGWLIDGTFGGPGAQGVTGKNQRYLLGGAQYSNIFPTFMGTWLGTGSVRWVYGHAYGKTTYLLETYGLDIGLGDEGVRRLITEFRARLAMLDMKKWSNEIKALLNNNFGSQSYWEQDYWDNRNYSYTWKMTPYQSVTVSNGDWVPNQDLTPGWSGSNVIPLKLKDGATQISMTLYPNGSHSTNDNMRLVLAYRATDGTPVYSAPVKGNETAILKIAKTPSSTGGSKMAFAIVVNTDYNYSKNPDMRTYHYDYRLKPEEGINGAGDANTKYYNDFKLDYKWPEIGDAPVASSSSVARSSSSSVTPASSSSVKPVSSSSISSSSSEKPASSSSIAPATVAATYEIKVTLPIDDNYASVTASFDVAEVASKLGLTAASLSKATFFAQEPDGNNVTESTANAPGHWFGKAGNVVEWGENAYVFSEADIPKGTLAIGHYPNRVNNGDTYKFTQGLEYNGKTVLFKVTVTLTNEQGSGAGESTTALMYGLKGIATHMELSLARRNLSVRYSLPNRDNVKISLFTGFGALIDQKVTGIQNAGGHVHTFDMSEMPAGTYIVKVSTGSYHEARPINITK; from the coding sequence ATGCAGAAAAAGTGTATGGGATGGATAGCCGCGGCAGCGCTTGCGGCAGGGATGGGGGCAACGGCCTCCGCAGCGGAAGGGGACGCCTACACATGGCCCGCCTACCGCTCGGACCTGGATTACGATACCAGGGCGAACCTGGGCGAAATCAAGCCGCCCACCAAGTTCAACAACAATTGTTCGGGCGTGACCGGCAAGAAGGCCGGCAAGTGGTGGGCCTTCTACTGGGGCAAGGATCGCGACAGCCGCATTACCGACGTGACTATCGACAGCCTCCTCAAGAAATACGATACCGACTTCACCTACCTCTACGACAGCCTCGGCTGGGCCCCCGACGCGCAGGCACAGGACGGCCAGTACAGCGCCGTGTACTACTACGGCTCGGGCACGTGCGCGGGCGGCGCGAAGACCGACACCACCGGCGGCTGGCAGACCGTAGTCGCGGGCTACACGGCGGTAGCGGCGTCGTTCTACCCGGTCTACAGCTTCAACACGAGCTGCCCCTACCGCGATCGCGTCTCGCAGATGGACGCAATGATCCACGAGGGCATTCACTCGATGACGAACGGCTACCCCGGCGCAAAGCAGGCGCACTGGTTCCAGGAAGCGGGCAACACGTGGATCCAGCAGGACATGTTCGCAAGGCGTAACGGCGTGTATAGCGGCATGGGATTCCTGAACGCGGCGACGGTCATCGCGCCCTTCATGCCCATCGAGTGCTACTCGGGCTGGCTCATCGACGGTACCTTCGGCGGCCCCGGCGCTCAGGGCGTTACCGGCAAGAACCAGCGCTACCTTCTGGGCGGCGCGCAGTACAGCAACATCTTCCCCACGTTCATGGGCACATGGCTCGGCACGGGGTCCGTGCGCTGGGTGTACGGGCACGCCTACGGCAAGACTACCTACCTGCTCGAAACCTACGGGCTCGACATCGGCCTCGGTGACGAGGGAGTGCGCAGGCTCATTACCGAATTCCGCGCAAGGCTCGCCATGCTCGACATGAAAAAATGGTCGAACGAAATCAAGGCGCTCCTGAACAACAATTTCGGGAGCCAGAGCTACTGGGAACAGGATTACTGGGACAACAGGAACTACAGCTACACCTGGAAAATGACTCCCTACCAGAGCGTGACCGTAAGCAACGGCGACTGGGTACCGAACCAGGACTTGACTCCGGGATGGTCGGGCTCGAACGTAATCCCGCTCAAGCTCAAGGACGGCGCGACGCAGATCAGCATGACGCTCTACCCGAACGGCTCGCACTCCACGAACGACAACATGCGACTGGTGCTCGCCTACCGCGCCACGGACGGCACGCCGGTGTACAGCGCACCCGTGAAGGGCAACGAGACCGCAATCCTCAAGATAGCGAAGACCCCGAGCAGCACGGGCGGTAGCAAGATGGCATTTGCCATCGTGGTGAACACCGACTACAACTACTCGAAGAACCCCGATATGCGCACCTACCACTACGATTACCGCCTCAAGCCCGAGGAAGGAATCAACGGCGCAGGCGACGCGAATACGAAATACTACAACGACTTCAAGCTCGATTACAAGTGGCCCGAAATCGGCGACGCGCCCGTTGCATCGAGCAGCAGTGTTGCGCGGAGTTCCAGCAGTTCTGTTACGCCCGCGAGCTCCAGCAGCGTGAAGCCGGTTTCTTCGAGCAGCATCTCTTCTTCGAGTAGCGAGAAGCCCGCGAGTTCCAGCAGCATCGCGCCGGCGACCGTCGCAGCGACATACGAAATCAAGGTAACCCTCCCCATCGACGACAACTACGCAAGCGTCACGGCATCCTTCGACGTCGCCGAAGTCGCAAGCAAGCTCGGGCTCACCGCGGCAAGCCTCTCGAAGGCGACCTTCTTCGCACAGGAACCGGACGGAAACAACGTAACCGAATCTACCGCGAACGCACCCGGCCACTGGTTCGGCAAGGCGGGCAACGTGGTGGAATGGGGCGAGAACGCCTACGTGTTCAGCGAAGCGGATATCCCGAAGGGGACTCTCGCCATCGGGCACTACCCGAACCGCGTGAATAACGGCGATACATACAAGTTCACCCAGGGACTCGAGTACAACGGGAAAACGGTTCTCTTCAAGGTGACGGTCACGCTCACGAACGAGCAGGGCAGCGGAGCCGGAGAATCCACCACCGCACTGATGTACGGCCTCAAGGGAATCGCGACGCACATGGAACTCTCCCTTGCCCGCAGGAACCTCAGCGTGCGCTACTCGCTCCCGAACCGCGACAACGTGAAGATAAGCCTGTTTACCGGATTCGGCGCGCTAATCGACCAGAAGGTGACGGGAATCCAGAACGCAGGCGGGCACGTGCATACCTTCGACATGAGCGAGATGCCCGCGGGCACCTACATCGTGAAGGTATCGACCGGCAGCTACCACGAGGCGCGTCCGATAAACATCACCAAATAA
- a CDS encoding replication-associated recombination protein A, with translation MDQPLAERLRPQNLDEFLGQNKILGEQSLLRKSLENDNVPSMIFWGPPGCGKTSLAHVIRQHTKKAFVALSAVASGVKEVKEVLADARKMKGLFQDTILFIDEIHRFNKGQQDALLGAVEDGTVTLIGATTENPGFEVNSALLSRCQLILFAPLSKEDLRTLIFSALRDHPRGLQLKDVEVEEAVVDKLITQSDGDARFLLNQIEWIGKNLGDRKIIDEKLLEEFQYKKPLRYDKSGEEHYNLISALHKSVRGSDPDAALYWMHRMLQGGEDPRFILRRLMRMSMEDIGLADPNALLLATAAREAYDFMGIPEGLIALDELAVYLSLAPKSNSLELAGMKADSIVKQTGTLPVPRAFRNSVTKVGEKLGYGVDYQYDHDSPGAYSAQEHLPKQLEGTEIYQPKPYGKEKALGERLAQLKQIKREKKQTGK, from the coding sequence ATGGACCAGCCGCTCGCCGAAAGACTGCGCCCGCAGAACCTGGATGAATTTTTAGGCCAGAACAAGATTCTGGGCGAGCAGAGCCTTTTGCGAAAAAGTCTCGAGAACGACAACGTTCCGAGCATGATTTTCTGGGGGCCGCCGGGCTGCGGAAAGACGAGCCTCGCGCACGTGATACGCCAGCACACGAAAAAGGCCTTCGTGGCGCTCTCGGCCGTTGCAAGCGGCGTGAAGGAAGTGAAGGAAGTTCTCGCCGACGCCCGCAAGATGAAGGGGCTGTTCCAGGACACCATCCTGTTTATCGACGAAATCCACCGCTTTAACAAGGGCCAGCAAGATGCGCTGCTGGGTGCCGTCGAGGACGGCACGGTGACGCTCATAGGCGCCACCACCGAGAACCCCGGGTTCGAGGTCAACAGCGCCCTTTTAAGCCGCTGCCAGCTGATACTGTTTGCACCCTTAAGCAAGGAAGACCTGCGCACGCTGATTTTCAGCGCACTGCGCGACCACCCGCGGGGCCTGCAGCTCAAGGACGTGGAAGTCGAAGAGGCGGTTGTAGACAAACTAATCACGCAGTCCGACGGCGACGCACGCTTTTTGCTGAACCAGATTGAATGGATTGGCAAGAACCTCGGCGACCGCAAAATCATCGACGAGAAACTTCTTGAAGAGTTCCAGTACAAGAAACCGCTCCGTTACGACAAGAGCGGCGAGGAACACTACAACCTGATTTCGGCGCTCCACAAGTCGGTGCGCGGGAGCGACCCGGACGCAGCCCTCTACTGGATGCACCGCATGCTGCAGGGTGGCGAAGACCCGCGGTTCATACTGCGCAGGCTGATGCGCATGAGCATGGAAGACATCGGCCTTGCAGACCCGAACGCACTCTTGCTCGCGACCGCCGCCCGAGAGGCATACGACTTCATGGGCATACCCGAGGGCCTCATCGCGCTCGACGAACTTGCGGTTTACCTCTCGCTTGCGCCCAAGAGCAACAGCCTGGAACTCGCCGGAATGAAGGCAGACTCCATCGTGAAGCAAACCGGGACACTGCCCGTACCGCGCGCATTCCGCAATTCGGTGACGAAGGTCGGCGAAAAGCTGGGCTACGGCGTTGACTACCAGTACGACCACGACAGCCCGGGCGCATACTCCGCGCAGGAGCATTTGCCCAAGCAACTCGAAGGCACCGAGATTTACCAGCCCAAGCCCTACGGCAAGGAAAAAGCGCTGGGAGAACGGCTCGCGCAGCTGAAGCAGATAAAAAGAGAAAAGAAACAGACCGGGAAATAA
- a CDS encoding thioesterase family protein: METCTFKHTARIEVRYAETDQMGIVHHSVYAVWFEQARTEYFREAGASYADMEAEGFSSPVLELNVQFKAPTHYGEFVDVETTMIRVDKLRIRFEYRASVNGKLCTTGHTLHCMLKNGRPTRELPASFSKFEFVSEEK; the protein is encoded by the coding sequence ATGGAAACTTGCACATTCAAGCATACCGCCCGCATCGAAGTGCGCTATGCGGAAACCGACCAGATGGGAATCGTTCACCACTCCGTTTACGCCGTGTGGTTCGAGCAGGCACGTACCGAATACTTCCGCGAGGCGGGTGCGAGCTACGCCGACATGGAGGCCGAAGGGTTCTCGAGCCCGGTGCTCGAACTGAACGTGCAGTTCAAGGCGCCCACGCACTACGGCGAATTCGTGGATGTCGAGACCACCATGATTCGCGTAGACAAGCTGCGCATCCGTTTTGAATACAGGGCAAGCGTGAACGGCAAGCTGTGCACCACAGGCCACACGCTCCACTGCATGCTCAAGAACGGGCGCCCCACGCGCGAACTGCCAGCAAGTTTCAGCAAGTTCGAATTCGTTAGCGAGGAGAAATAG
- a CDS encoding InlB B-repeat-containing protein → MSRIQGFLFCASFALSSVFAGAVSVTPKTPELKDGCYQISSAAELYGFAAIANGTDGFVKDSLACGKLTKDIVVNENVLDAEGSLNVADTANYATWTPLIAFTGSIDGQGHSITGLYFNDSLQSPVGLIGSTNAPYNSANREGFNYPEVTVKNLRVQGSYFRGKFEVGGIVGHAYSNVATVLDNVSFDGVVVSGRFAGGLIGGSTGGDGGYVVRNSFNEGSVFAGSGAGGIVGGVYYMNRAWIVNSYNLGTVTSDSSSGGIVGEHWSYGGALVNVMNLGEVKLDKQETSIDVKSIVGEKGYALEMIDNVFYVAPGRNEHYGTAVTAAQLADGSVASLMHAYDYAGFEGSVWGQDVGTDAHPVLTGEVKNATFEARTVTFDTHGGENIELAAPKGFAVRIPDIERAGYENLGWFGNPEFKGDTLTHVAAADTDATVWGKFMAVASITLNTNGGTVDSGMVEKYTEGLGAKLPKKVSRDGYVFVGWYAEEDFSGNRVQAVGPDATGAQVFYAHWYKMETPAKDDAGCYVIKTAPELYGFAAIVNGTAGYTRERSACAGLANDIVVNSDVLNEDGTLKNAEAALNFIPWNPIDSFAGVFNGNGHVVSGLFYADSAYYESFGFFAGIGGTADKFAELKNFGLVDSYFAVKAAYFGAIAGRVVGVPFSVNYGSGYCAKFSGVYNESTLLPYADAQGAAGILGSINYRSTAHFENTYNRGLILGRSYNIAGILAHLSSNTTLYMANCYSVWKSKSLMYKESKAFIAGNLGASTVSIENCYYLNTQAYRELAGTPAADSLFKNGTVTLVLRKGENGSVWGQNVGTDAYPNLSGKLENSQAAEYKVTFHTFEGNNATYFDSYVAGFSKALPEDVYMENASFMGWYDNPEFKGERAYAITNMDSGDKEYWAKLQRTFGVTYETNGGTIYSGGAVFYTEGVGLELPNDVRLDSNLFAGWYDNAELKGTPVTAITRDDSGDKTYYAAWFKLKMPELDEADNCYAISNAAELYGFAAYVNGTHGMSYWNHPEICGKLTADIVVNENVLKEDGTLDSANVAKFLPWEIIESFSGKFDGQGHKISGLYGVAAPKKPMAFFNEIYEGNYDPALQAEGPVVIKKVTLEDTYFSGVKNGVAGFVASIKGARSSRGVNYPGAILEMDSCHFKGFLKSDSNVVGGFVANSSGTLSITNSTSDGVIQGYSNAGGFGGYLYGTISITNSVNNAKIVGGYSSTGGIVGGVSGTTTIMNCENNGEVVARIFNNNAGLVAGILGQSYGKLTFVQNHNAGEISGPSAYMAGLISDISGSGEVAIANNYNTGAVRSTSPNNTYVAGLISRVYYSDVFGIVANNYSIGEISRTNERYGAIDYVMALSYSTNLVFENNFVAPTVEGLDTTSLGIILPMEKFRDGTVADSLHNYVQKDGEGVVVENGITGTAWTQGDEYPVLVTKSEFALVLNLNGGKLENAPTTYTYGEGLVLPEPTRTGYDFRGWFRSANFQGSVVTEISGKDAGDKIFYAKWEPKEYKVTVKVNNGNWGVVRGLKENGIYKYGEEAELVAVADNGYVLSNWQDDVRLVSTQYRLTVVSDTTVTANFAPIEPESSSSSSVTPQSSSSETSVSSSSMPESSSSDIPQSSSSSASVSSSSEGGDAVPAIAMAPSFRVTAVAREIQVSGARTGAAFALFDMQGRVLSSGRVGEANFSVPVSRAGSYLVRIGHEIQRVSVR, encoded by the coding sequence ATGTCCAGGATCCAGGGATTTCTTTTTTGCGCATCGTTTGCGCTTTCTAGCGTCTTTGCGGGGGCGGTGAGTGTCACCCCCAAGACGCCCGAACTGAAGGACGGCTGCTACCAGATTTCGAGCGCGGCCGAACTCTACGGTTTTGCCGCCATCGCGAACGGAACCGACGGCTTTGTGAAGGATTCGCTCGCCTGCGGCAAGCTCACGAAGGATATCGTGGTGAACGAGAACGTCCTCGATGCGGAAGGGAGCCTCAACGTGGCGGATACGGCAAATTATGCGACCTGGACGCCGCTTATCGCGTTTACCGGGAGTATCGATGGGCAGGGGCATTCTATCACGGGCCTCTATTTTAACGATTCCTTGCAGTCTCCGGTCGGCCTTATCGGTTCGACGAATGCCCCGTACAATTCCGCTAACAGGGAAGGGTTCAATTATCCCGAAGTGACCGTCAAGAATCTACGTGTGCAGGGCTCCTATTTCCGCGGAAAATTCGAAGTGGGCGGCATTGTCGGCCATGCGTATTCGAATGTGGCCACGGTTCTCGACAACGTCTCTTTTGATGGCGTGGTCGTGAGCGGGCGCTTTGCGGGGGGCCTGATTGGTGGCTCTACGGGCGGTGATGGCGGTTACGTTGTCAGGAACAGCTTCAACGAGGGCTCCGTCTTTGCGGGGAGCGGTGCAGGCGGCATTGTCGGTGGCGTCTACTACATGAACAGGGCGTGGATTGTCAACTCCTACAACCTGGGGACTGTCACGTCGGATTCTTCGTCCGGCGGTATCGTGGGCGAACACTGGAGCTATGGAGGCGCGCTTGTTAACGTGATGAACTTGGGCGAGGTGAAACTCGACAAACAGGAAACTTCCATCGATGTCAAGTCCATTGTCGGCGAGAAGGGCTATGCCCTGGAAATGATCGACAACGTATTCTATGTCGCTCCCGGCCGAAACGAGCATTACGGTACGGCAGTCACGGCGGCACAACTCGCGGACGGCTCTGTTGCAAGCCTCATGCATGCCTATGACTATGCGGGTTTCGAGGGTTCTGTCTGGGGCCAGGACGTGGGTACGGACGCCCATCCCGTGCTTACGGGCGAGGTGAAGAATGCGACCTTCGAGGCAAGGACGGTCACTTTCGATACGCACGGTGGCGAGAATATTGAACTTGCGGCCCCGAAGGGCTTCGCGGTCAGGATCCCCGATATCGAGCGCGCGGGTTACGAGAACCTCGGCTGGTTCGGCAATCCCGAGTTCAAGGGCGATACGCTCACGCATGTCGCCGCAGCAGATACCGACGCTACGGTCTGGGGCAAGTTCATGGCGGTCGCTTCCATAACGCTCAATACGAACGGCGGCACTGTGGATTCCGGCATGGTCGAAAAATATACGGAAGGCTTGGGCGCGAAACTCCCGAAGAAGGTTTCCCGCGATGGCTACGTCTTTGTGGGCTGGTACGCCGAGGAGGACTTTAGCGGGAACAGGGTGCAGGCCGTGGGCCCGGATGCGACGGGCGCGCAGGTATTCTATGCCCACTGGTACAAGATGGAAACTCCTGCGAAGGACGATGCGGGCTGCTACGTCATCAAGACCGCTCCGGAACTCTACGGTTTTGCCGCCATCGTGAACGGAACCGCCGGCTATACTCGGGAAAGGTCGGCCTGTGCGGGCCTCGCGAACGACATCGTGGTGAATAGCGACGTGCTGAACGAGGATGGCACGCTCAAGAATGCGGAAGCTGCGCTGAATTTTATCCCGTGGAACCCGATAGATAGTTTCGCGGGTGTGTTCAACGGCAACGGGCATGTGGTTTCGGGCCTCTTCTATGCCGATTCCGCGTATTACGAAAGTTTCGGTTTCTTCGCGGGTATCGGCGGCACTGCGGACAAGTTTGCCGAGCTCAAGAATTTCGGGCTCGTGGATTCCTATTTCGCGGTCAAGGCCGCCTACTTTGGCGCGATTGCCGGCAGGGTAGTCGGTGTCCCGTTCAGTGTAAATTACGGCTCGGGTTACTGTGCCAAGTTTTCGGGCGTATATAACGAATCGACGCTCCTGCCTTACGCAGATGCGCAGGGCGCCGCGGGCATCCTGGGGAGTATCAACTACAGGAGTACCGCCCATTTCGAGAACACCTACAACCGCGGCCTTATCCTGGGGCGCAGTTACAATATCGCCGGTATCCTGGCTCACCTGTCTTCGAATACCACGCTGTATATGGCCAACTGCTATAGCGTGTGGAAGTCGAAATCCCTCATGTACAAGGAAAGCAAGGCGTTTATTGCCGGGAATCTAGGCGCATCGACGGTGAGCATTGAAAACTGTTACTACCTGAACACGCAGGCATACAGGGAACTCGCCGGCACCCCGGCTGCCGATAGCCTGTTCAAAAACGGCACGGTGACGCTTGTCCTGCGGAAGGGCGAGAACGGCTCCGTCTGGGGCCAGAACGTGGGTACAGATGCCTACCCGAACCTTTCGGGCAAGCTCGAGAACTCGCAGGCGGCAGAATACAAGGTGACGTTCCATACCTTCGAGGGCAATAACGCTACGTATTTCGACAGCTACGTCGCGGGTTTCTCGAAGGCGCTTCCCGAGGATGTCTACATGGAAAACGCCTCGTTCATGGGCTGGTACGACAATCCCGAATTCAAGGGCGAAAGAGCTTACGCCATTACCAACATGGATTCGGGCGACAAGGAATACTGGGCAAAACTGCAGAGGACCTTCGGCGTTACCTACGAGACGAACGGCGGTACCATCTATTCCGGCGGTGCGGTTTTCTATACGGAAGGTGTAGGCCTTGAACTCCCAAACGACGTGCGGCTCGACAGCAACCTGTTTGCGGGCTGGTACGACAACGCCGAACTCAAGGGCACTCCCGTGACGGCCATTACCCGGGACGATTCCGGCGACAAGACGTATTATGCGGCCTGGTTCAAGCTCAAGATGCCGGAACTTGACGAAGCGGACAACTGCTACGCGATTTCGAATGCGGCAGAACTCTACGGCTTTGCGGCATACGTGAACGGGACGCACGGCATGTCGTATTGGAACCATCCCGAAATATGCGGCAAGCTTACTGCAGATATCGTGGTGAACGAGAACGTGCTCAAGGAAGACGGCACGCTCGACAGTGCGAACGTGGCGAAGTTCCTGCCTTGGGAAATTATAGAGTCGTTCTCGGGCAAGTTCGACGGCCAGGGCCACAAGATATCCGGCCTTTACGGCGTTGCCGCACCCAAGAAGCCTATGGCCTTCTTCAATGAAATCTACGAAGGGAACTACGACCCGGCCTTGCAGGCCGAAGGGCCCGTCGTTATCAAGAAAGTTACCCTCGAGGATACCTACTTTAGCGGTGTGAAGAATGGAGTGGCCGGCTTTGTGGCATCTATCAAGGGTGCGCGAAGCTCAAGAGGGGTCAACTATCCGGGAGCGATACTTGAGATGGATAGCTGCCATTTCAAGGGCTTCCTGAAATCCGATTCGAACGTCGTTGGCGGTTTTGTTGCCAACAGTAGCGGCACGCTCTCCATTACCAATTCTACCTCGGACGGTGTGATACAGGGGTACTCTAATGCGGGTGGCTTTGGTGGCTACCTGTACGGGACAATCAGCATCACCAATAGCGTCAACAATGCGAAAATTGTAGGCGGCTATTCTTCAACGGGTGGCATTGTAGGCGGTGTTTCGGGTACAACGACCATCATGAATTGTGAAAACAACGGCGAGGTGGTCGCCCGAATCTTCAACAACAATGCGGGCCTGGTCGCAGGAATCCTGGGGCAGTCCTATGGCAAGCTCACGTTCGTCCAGAACCACAACGCCGGTGAAATCAGCGGGCCTTCCGCCTATATGGCGGGTCTCATTTCGGATATATCTGGCAGTGGGGAAGTTGCAATCGCGAACAACTACAATACGGGTGCAGTGCGCAGTACGAGCCCGAATAACACGTATGTCGCGGGCCTTATTTCGCGTGTCTACTATAGCGATGTTTTCGGTATTGTCGCAAACAACTACAGCATTGGCGAAATCTCCAGGACAAACGAGAGGTATGGCGCCATCGATTATGTGATGGCGCTGTCCTACAGCACGAATCTTGTCTTCGAGAACAACTTCGTTGCGCCGACTGTCGAAGGTCTCGATACCACGTCGCTCGGAATTATTCTCCCGATGGAAAAGTTTAGGGACGGCACGGTCGCGGATTCGCTCCACAACTATGTACAGAAGGACGGTGAAGGAGTCGTTGTCGAAAACGGCATTACCGGTACGGCCTGGACGCAGGGCGACGAATACCCGGTTCTCGTGACGAAGTCCGAATTTGCCCTCGTACTCAACCTGAACGGTGGCAAGCTCGAGAACGCTCCCACGACATACACGTACGGCGAAGGGCTTGTGCTCCCCGAACCCACGCGCACGGGCTACGATTTCAGGGGCTGGTTCAGGTCGGCCAACTTCCAGGGCAGCGTCGTCACCGAAATTTCTGGTAAGGATGCGGGCGACAAGATTTTCTACGCCAAGTGGGAACCGAAGGAATACAAGGTGACCGTGAAGGTGAACAACGGGAACTGGGGCGTAGTGAGGGGCCTCAAGGAAAATGGAATCTACAAGTATGGCGAAGAGGCTGAACTTGTCGCCGTCGCGGATAACGGCTACGTGCTGAGCAACTGGCAAGACGACGTGCGCCTCGTGAGCACGCAGTACCGCCTCACGGTCGTTTCCGATACTACGGTCACGGCGAACTTCGCGCCGATTGAACCCGAAAGTTCCAGCAGCTCCAGCGTCACACCGCAGTCGAGCTCAAGCGAGACAAGTGTGTCCAGCAGCAGCATGCCCGAGTCCAGTTCCAGCGACATACCGCAGTCTAGCTCCAGTTCGGCAAGTGTGTCCAGCAGCAGCGAAGGTGGCGACGCCGTCCCGGCTATCGCCATGGCGCCCTCGTTCCGCGTGACTGCGGTGGCCCGCGAAATCCAGGTGTCGGGCGCCCGCACGGGTGCGGCCTTCGCCCTGTTCGACATGCAGGGGCGCGTGCTTAGTTCCGGCAGGGTGGGGGAGGCGAACTTCTCCGTCCCGGTCAGCCGCGCGGGCAGTTACCTTGTCCGTATCGGGCACGAAATCCAGCGCGTTTCTGTCCGGTAG